The Dermacentor albipictus isolate Rhodes 1998 colony chromosome 2, USDA_Dalb.pri_finalv2, whole genome shotgun sequence genome has a segment encoding these proteins:
- the LOC139055298 gene encoding solute carrier family 22 member 13-like, which translates to MPFPLTQRLVHQCQPPAIFSNLSVADWKKVGVSIETDGTWSRCTVFDMPDDAERRKPVRCRDWDYEDHGVSSIVRRWNLVCQRHWLVSMAGTVDTLGAVGQLADVVGRRPVVLALAVCFTLAALAGQLAGSFNLYLLSTLVASGGSSSAFAVAFVLLFEVTASHYQTLFGTTAIVLGAVMASLLSVALDGLPSLPTQLIGPAPAGCLLLVCAATLSFEAPCWLLAMWKVQEVQLLVLRAADWNRQSREAAPQALGKATESIKLQRQNVPTCGAATLLDRWPRTRYACAPRSCSAYRSRWCSPGRR; encoded by the coding sequence GTGCCAGCCGCCGGCCATCTTCTCCAACCTCTCGGTGGCGGACTGGAAGAAGGTGGGCGTGTCCATAGAGACAGATGGCACATGGAGCCGCTGTACCGTGTTCGACATGCCCGACGACGCCGAGAGGCGCAAGCCGGTGCGCTGCCGAGACTGGGACTACGAAGACCATGGCGTCTCGTCCATCGTGCGTCGCTGGAACCTGGTGTGCCAGAGGCACTGGTTGGTCTCCATGGCCGGAACCGTGGACACGCTGGGTGCCGTCGGACAGCTGGCCGACGTTGTCGGGCGGCGTCCCGTCGTTCTGGCGTTGGCCGTGTGCTTCACGCTGGCCGCCTTAGCAGGCCAACTGGCCGGCTCGTTCAACCTGTACCTGTTGTCGACGCTGGTCGCCTCGGGTGGCTCGAGCAGCGCGTTTGCCGTCGCCTTCGTGCTCCTCTTCGAAGTGACCGCTTCCCACTACCAGACCTTGTTCGGCACGACGGCGATCGTGCTCGGGGCCGTAATGGCCAGCCTGTTGTCCGTCGCGTTGGATGGACTCCCGTCGCTGCCAACGCAGCTGATCGGGCCGGCGCCTGCCGGCTGCCTGCTTCTCGTGTGTGCGGCGACGCTCTCGTTCGAGGCCCCGTGCTGGCTGCTCGCCATGTGGAAGGTCCAGGAGGTCCAGCTGCTAGTCCTGCGCGCCGCCGACTGGAACCGGCAGTCGCGCGAGGCGGCTCCGCAGGCGCTCGGCAAGGCCACTGAATCCATTAAGCTGCAGAGGCAGAACGTGCCGACTTGCGGTGCGGCCACGCTGCTTGACCGGTGGCCTCGTACCCGCTACGCTTGCGCGCCGCGATCGTGCTCGGCATATCGTTCTCGCTGGTGCTCACCTGGCAGGCGCTGA
- the LOC139055297 gene encoding solute carrier family 22 member 15-like, which translates to MTSVGRLRMLCVLMLLLGLACCLLGVLQAVEPRGVASTLLMLANICVSIALVVNFLCVAELFATVVRSLAFGGAISTGCLGASVATALASFAHCYGRENLVHVLLGAMAFASTLLIMSVQESFSSRPTDTLGDVEVQSLTKLRRSARMSRGQHSSPSPAMR; encoded by the coding sequence ATGACCAGTGTAGGCAGGCTTCGAATGTTATGCGTGCTCATGTTACTCCTTGGGCTAGCCTGCTGCCTCCTTGGCGTGCTCCAAGCCGTCGAACCCCGCGGAGTGGCCTCGACGCTGCTGATGCTGGCGAACATATGCGTCTCTATCGCGCTCGTAGTCAACTTTCTGTGCGTGGCAGAGCTCTTCGCGACCGTGGTGCGGTCGCTAGCGTTCGGCGGTGCCATCTCGACGGGTTGCCTCGGAGCGTCTGTGGCGACTGCGCTGGCTTCTTTCGCTCACTGCTATGGCCGGGAAAACTTAGTCCACGTCCTGCTCGGTGCGATGGCATTTGCGAGCACGCTGTTGATAATGAGCGTCCAGGAAAGCTTCTCTTCCCGGCCTACCGACACTCTCGGGGACGTGGAAGTCCAGTCGCTCACAAAGCTGCGCAGGTCTGCTAGGATGAGTCGGGGACAGCACTCTTCGCCTAGCCCAGCTATGCGGTAG